One Fundidesulfovibrio terrae genomic window carries:
- a CDS encoding serine hydrolase domain-containing protein, with product MLPRFIILLSLLLAAPGNSFALEPPAAPDPAYAQMAESLSKFYEKEMAKHKVKGMAVAVVDGGKIVWAKGFGLADEARNIPMEPGTIVNLGSGAKLFTSLGAMALAGQGKLALDAPVSGMLPGLKLAGSGDPGVTARRIMTHHAGFPANYLKGLQSKKQHPEPLTLDKLSDIHMAFAPGTVFSHSNLGTAVLGMMVEKAAGEPFSPWMDKAVFAPLGMADTSYEAKPQWEGRMSVSYGNTGAYPPLGSNQPQAVSLFTTALDQARFLNVLFGADQGALPPGVTPKTLSDMMDPHNADIPLDMDMRVGLGWNLNRPAFGPAGTVAWNFGRSGGFRSLVMAAPGSKLGVVVLANSSSAEEPRNCMLDRTAEETLRQAMAAKGVPPAKPAAPSSCRFLPLDQVAGQYATIIGVVRVTVENGKPVVRLDGKNLDLDPCAEGVYGVKYQMLGITLYDVTKNQSGLKFSFDEAQGKTLLVLHQAGERELFGVKVAPYELTPVWQARLGKWVLDNQGEDLPLVKELSLRLEDGLILYESRLPTIMDFKQCLPVMPLGENSGKLAGMGSFSQAMGDEFYFDQTPDGERLHYAGYVFKKKQG from the coding sequence TTGCTGCCTCGCTTCATTATTCTCCTGTCGCTGCTGCTAGCCGCTCCCGGCAATTCTTTCGCGCTCGAGCCGCCTGCCGCCCCAGACCCGGCATACGCCCAGATGGCCGAATCACTCTCCAAGTTCTATGAAAAGGAGATGGCCAAGCATAAGGTGAAGGGCATGGCCGTGGCCGTGGTGGACGGTGGAAAAATCGTCTGGGCCAAGGGCTTCGGCCTGGCGGACGAAGCCCGCAACATCCCCATGGAACCGGGCACCATCGTCAACCTGGGTTCCGGGGCCAAGCTGTTCACCAGCCTTGGGGCCATGGCCCTGGCCGGGCAGGGCAAGCTTGCGCTGGACGCGCCCGTCTCCGGGATGCTCCCCGGGCTCAAGCTCGCGGGCTCCGGTGATCCCGGCGTCACCGCCCGGCGCATCATGACCCACCACGCGGGTTTCCCGGCCAACTACCTCAAGGGGCTCCAGTCCAAGAAGCAGCACCCCGAGCCGCTCACCCTGGACAAATTGTCCGATATCCACATGGCCTTCGCCCCCGGGACGGTCTTCTCCCATTCCAACCTGGGCACGGCTGTGCTGGGCATGATGGTGGAGAAGGCCGCAGGTGAGCCGTTCTCCCCCTGGATGGACAAGGCCGTGTTCGCGCCGCTTGGCATGGCGGACACCTCCTACGAGGCGAAGCCCCAGTGGGAGGGACGCATGTCGGTGAGCTACGGGAATACCGGGGCGTATCCTCCGCTCGGATCCAACCAGCCCCAGGCCGTGTCCCTGTTCACCACCGCCCTTGACCAGGCCCGTTTCCTGAATGTGCTCTTCGGGGCTGACCAGGGGGCGCTTCCCCCCGGAGTCACGCCCAAGACCCTTTCGGACATGATGGACCCGCACAACGCCGACATCCCCTTGGACATGGACATGCGCGTGGGCCTGGGCTGGAACCTGAACCGCCCCGCCTTCGGTCCGGCCGGAACAGTGGCCTGGAACTTCGGGCGTAGCGGCGGCTTCCGTTCGCTGGTCATGGCCGCGCCCGGGTCCAAGCTCGGCGTGGTGGTGCTGGCCAACTCCAGCTCGGCCGAGGAGCCACGCAACTGCATGCTCGACCGCACCGCCGAGGAAACCCTGCGCCAGGCCATGGCCGCCAAGGGCGTCCCTCCGGCGAAGCCCGCCGCTCCTTCCTCCTGCCGCTTCCTGCCGCTGGACCAGGTGGCGGGGCAGTACGCCACCATCATCGGGGTGGTGCGGGTCACGGTGGAAAACGGCAAGCCGGTGGTGCGCCTGGACGGCAAGAACCTGGACCTCGATCCGTGCGCGGAAGGGGTTTACGGCGTGAAGTACCAGATGCTCGGCATCACCCTCTACGACGTGACCAAGAACCAGAGCGGCCTCAAGTTCTCCTTCGACGAGGCCCAGGGCAAGACGCTCCTGGTGTTGCACCAGGCGGGGGAGCGCGAGCTCTTCGGGGTGAAGGTCGCCCCCTACGAGCTGACCCCGGTCTGGCAAGCCCGACTGGGCAAGTGGGTCCTGGACAACCAGGGCGAAGACCTGCCGCTGGTGAAGGAATTGTCCCTGCGCCTGGAAGACGGCCTGATCCTCTACGAATCGAGGCTCCCCACCATCATGGACTTCAAGCAGTGCCTGCCGGTGATGCCGCTTGGCGAGAATTCGGGCAAGCTTGCCGGAATGGGCAGCTTCAGCCAGGCCATGGGCGACGAGTTCTACTTCGACCAGACTCCCGACGGGGAGCGTCTGCATTACGCGGGCTACGTCTTCAAGAAGAAGCAGGGCTGA
- the mobA gene encoding molybdenum cofactor guanylyltransferase, with protein MAASPGNLPVPGVAVVLAGGKSSRLGRDKAALRVDGKPMLSRMIELAGRFCPVVAVSGRDPSAIAPGIPWFLDEDPGHGPIGGILTALTRFRVSCLVLSCDLPRLDEATLETLLSAWRARPLHAVMTTFEQAETGFIEALVAVYEPEAAPLLRAAKEEGCRKLSRAIPAALRHCVVYSVDDGQAFFNVNTPAELAQILP; from the coding sequence GGTGCTGGCCGGCGGCAAGAGCAGCCGCCTGGGCCGGGACAAGGCCGCTCTCCGCGTGGATGGCAAGCCCATGCTCTCCCGGATGATCGAGCTGGCGGGCCGGTTCTGCCCCGTGGTGGCGGTTTCCGGCCGCGACCCCTCCGCCATCGCCCCGGGCATCCCCTGGTTCCTGGACGAAGACCCCGGGCACGGCCCCATCGGCGGCATCCTCACCGCGCTTACGCGGTTCCGCGTCTCCTGCCTGGTGCTTTCCTGCGATCTGCCGCGCCTGGACGAGGCCACCCTGGAGACCTTGCTTTCGGCCTGGCGCGCCCGCCCGCTCCATGCGGTCATGACCACCTTCGAGCAGGCCGAGACCGGCTTCATCGAGGCCCTGGTGGCGGTGTACGAGCCCGAAGCCGCACCGCTTCTGCGCGCGGCCAAAGAAGAAGGCTGCCGGAAGCTCTCGCGAGCGATCCCGGCAGCCTTGCGTCACTGCGTGGTCTATTCGGTGGACGACGGCCAGGCGTTCTTCAACGTCAACACCCCAGCCGAGCTGGCGCAGATTCTTCCTTAA
- a CDS encoding methyl-accepting chemotaxis protein: MRISFSLRIAILLVVCILVVSAGIFVTTYYFISDGFDTQAVNELEARQKAVQSKLDALKESTLAETYLIAADLAVAQAIENGDAGFLKKHAKEILDRTKIDFLTITDATGKVLARGHSDQAGDSALSQLAIQKGLKGIESVGLEEGTVVKLSVRGGAPVKLDGKVVGAVSVGENLGTHEFVDQVKRDMGVECTIFNAETRVSTSLMREGKRAVGTKMDNPKVLETVLQKGGVFKARNTILGLAYDTVYWPMTTADGKIGGMFFIGKDRQSIDTTQRGIALSVMGSAGVVGLIMLGLGLFLARRMTKPISTTIDFAKAVAAGRLDEELVVTRKDEIGDLAEALRSMVRAIKSKIAEAEDKSQEAGRQAELAELAKCKAEEAHNRAEAARCDGMLSAAVQLEGVVQGISVVSTQLSRQIDLTTEDMSLQERRTAEAATAMEQMNATVLEVARSASNAAQQAAQARSKAQDGQGVVSRSVSAIGQVNRMANELEQDMTTLGEQARAISGIMGVISDIADQTNLLALNAAIEAARAGEAGRGFAVVADEVRKLAEKTMTATKEVGDSIRSIQDGTTRNVDRVKSAAEAAKNASGLAEESGHALQEIVSLVDETTAQVQSIAAASEEQSASSEEINRIVEEVSRITSSTATGMRGSAEGVAELAGRSKELESLIGSFRNG; the protein is encoded by the coding sequence ATGCGTATTTCGTTTTCCTTGAGGATCGCGATACTCCTCGTGGTGTGCATCCTGGTGGTGAGTGCGGGAATTTTTGTCACAACGTACTACTTCATCTCCGACGGTTTCGACACCCAGGCAGTGAACGAGCTTGAGGCCCGGCAGAAAGCCGTGCAATCCAAGTTGGACGCCCTCAAGGAAAGCACGCTGGCCGAGACCTATCTCATCGCCGCGGATCTCGCGGTGGCCCAGGCCATCGAGAATGGCGACGCCGGCTTCCTGAAAAAGCACGCCAAGGAAATTCTCGACCGGACCAAGATCGACTTTCTGACCATCACCGACGCCACCGGCAAGGTCCTGGCGCGCGGCCACTCCGACCAGGCGGGCGACTCGGCCCTGAGCCAGCTGGCCATCCAGAAGGGCCTCAAGGGCATCGAGAGCGTGGGCCTGGAAGAGGGAACGGTGGTCAAGCTTTCGGTGCGCGGCGGAGCCCCGGTGAAGCTCGACGGCAAGGTCGTGGGCGCGGTTTCCGTGGGCGAGAACCTGGGCACCCACGAATTCGTGGATCAGGTCAAGCGCGACATGGGCGTGGAGTGCACCATCTTCAACGCTGAAACCCGCGTGAGCACCTCACTCATGCGCGAGGGCAAGCGCGCCGTGGGCACCAAGATGGACAACCCCAAGGTGCTTGAGACGGTGTTGCAGAAGGGAGGCGTCTTCAAGGCCCGCAACACGATCCTGGGCCTGGCCTATGACACGGTCTACTGGCCCATGACCACCGCCGACGGGAAGATCGGCGGCATGTTCTTCATCGGCAAAGACCGCCAGAGCATCGACACCACCCAGCGCGGCATCGCGCTCAGCGTCATGGGGTCGGCCGGAGTGGTCGGCCTGATCATGCTCGGGTTGGGCCTGTTCCTGGCCAGACGCATGACCAAGCCCATCTCCACCACCATCGACTTCGCCAAGGCCGTGGCTGCCGGAAGGCTCGATGAAGAGCTCGTCGTGACGCGCAAGGACGAAATCGGCGACCTGGCCGAAGCGCTTCGTTCCATGGTGCGGGCCATCAAGTCCAAGATCGCCGAAGCCGAGGATAAAAGCCAGGAAGCCGGCCGGCAGGCCGAATTGGCCGAGCTGGCCAAGTGCAAGGCCGAGGAGGCCCACAACAGGGCCGAGGCCGCCCGTTGCGACGGCATGCTCTCGGCCGCCGTGCAACTCGAGGGGGTGGTGCAGGGCATAAGCGTGGTCAGCACCCAGCTTTCCCGCCAGATCGACCTGACCACCGAGGACATGTCCCTGCAGGAGCGCCGTACCGCCGAAGCGGCCACGGCCATGGAGCAGATGAACGCCACGGTGCTCGAAGTGGCGCGCAGCGCCTCCAACGCCGCCCAGCAGGCCGCCCAGGCCAGGAGCAAGGCCCAGGACGGCCAGGGCGTGGTGAGCCGTTCCGTTTCGGCCATCGGCCAGGTGAACCGCATGGCCAATGAGCTGGAACAGGACATGACCACCCTGGGCGAGCAGGCCCGGGCCATCAGCGGCATCATGGGCGTCATCTCCGACATCGCGGACCAGACGAACCTACTGGCCCTGAACGCCGCCATCGAGGCTGCCCGTGCGGGCGAAGCCGGGCGTGGGTTCGCGGTGGTCGCCGACGAGGTGCGCAAGCTCGCGGAAAAGACCATGACCGCCACAAAGGAAGTGGGCGATTCCATCCGCTCCATCCAGGACGGGACAACCCGCAACGTGGACCGGGTGAAGTCGGCGGCCGAGGCGGCCAAGAACGCCTCCGGGCTGGCCGAGGAATCGGGGCATGCCCTGCAGGAGATCGTCTCCCTGGTGGACGAGACCACGGCCCAGGTGCAGTCCATCGCCGCCGCCTCGGAGGAGCAGTCCGCCTCCAGCGAAGAGATCAACCGCATCGTCGAGGAGGTCAGCCGGATCACCTCGTCCACGGCTACGGGCATGCGCGGTTCGGCCGAGGGCGTGGCCGAGTTGGCCGGGCGCTCCAAGGAGCTGGAGTCCCTCATAGGCTCGTTCAGGAACGGTTAA